AGAGCGCGCCCAGGGTCACGCCCTGGTAGAGGCGGCAGCTGTTGCCGATGATGCAGGTCTCGCCGATGACCACGCCCGTGCCGTGGTCGATGAAGAAATCGTTGCCGATGGTGGCCCCGGGATGGATGTCGATGCCCGTGCGCGAGTGGGCCATCTCGGAGATGATGCGCGGGATCAGCGGCACCTTGAGGCTGTAGAGCTCGTGGGCGATGCGGTGATGCACCATGGTGTACATGGAGGGATAGCAGAAGATGGTCTCGCCCGGGCTGGTGGCCGCGGGGTCGCCTTCGTAGCCCGCCTGGGCATCCCCGGCCAGCTTGTGGCGGATGTCCGGCAGCTTGTCCATGAAGGCCAGCGCCAGCTCGCGGCTGTTGCGCTCGCAGTTCTGGCAGCCCTCGCCCTCGCCCGTGCAGGAGAAGGAGATGCCGCGCTGGATCTGCTCGGCCAGCAGCCGGTAGACGCTGTCCAGGTTGGCGGCCAGATGATGGCGCATGGATTCGCGCCAGACGCGCGCGGCCCCGAAATAGCCGGGGAACAGCGCTGCCCGCAGGCGATCCATGATCTCGCTCAGCCTGTCCAGGGAAGGCATGGCCATGCCGCGGGCCGAACAGTGCCAGACCTTGTCCAGGGATTCGGGATGGCAAAGACGGTCGACCACGGAATCCAGGCGCTGCATGGCGTCGGAAGAAGGAGTGTCCTGAAGAATGCTCATAATCACCTGCGTCATGTTTTTTCGCGCATTGTACACGGCAGAGGCCCGCAAGGCAAAGGAAAACGGGCACCTGCCGGCGGCAGCGCCCGTCATTGACAAATCCGCCCGCTGGGCTAGGTTCAGGACGCAGGCCCCGTCCGTGCAGGACCGCCGTCCCCCATGCCGCAGGACAGGGGCACGGACCGCCGCCCCCGCCTGTCCCGTCCCTGCCGGCCGGGGCGGCATGCGCGCAACGGGCCTCCCGCCCCGTCCACCCCTTCCCCACAAGGAGCCCCGCCATGAAAGTCCTGGCCACCCCGCGATCCTTCGGCAAGAACAATCCCGAACTTTTCGACATCCTCCGCGACGCGGGGCTGGACGTCGTGCGCAACGATACCGGCGCCATCCTCTCCGCTGCCCGGATGTGCGAGAAGCTGGCCGACTGTGACGGCCTGATCGTGGGCGTGGACCCCGTCGATGCCACGGTGCTGGCCGCCGCGCCCCGGCTCCGGGCCATCGCCAAGTACGGCGTGGGCCTGGACAATATCGACCTGGCCGCCTGCGAGGCCCGCGGCATCAGGGTCTCCCGCACCGTGGGCGCCAACAGCGAGGCCGTGGCCGACTACGCCCTGGCCCTCATGCTGGGCGTGGCCCGCAAGGTGGCCCTCATCGACCGCCGCTGCCGCGAACGGGACTGGAGCAAGATCACCGGCATCGACCTGTACGGCAAGACCGTGGGCATCATCGGCCTGGGCGCCGTCGGCAAGCGGGTGGCCCGCCGCTGCGGCGCGGGCTTCGGCATGAAGGTGCTGGGGCACGACATCGCCTGGGATGACGCCTGGGCCGCCGGGAACCATGTGGAACGCGCCGGTCTGGAACGCATCTTCCGCGAAGCCGATTTCATCAGCCTGCACACCAGCCTCGACGACAGCACCCGCCATCTGGTGGACGCCCCGCGGCTGGCCCTCATGAAGCCCACCGCCATCCTCATCAATACCGCCCGAGGCGAGCTGGTGGACGGCCCCGCCCTGCTGGAGGCCCTGGAGCAGAAGCGCATCTACGGCGCCGGTCTGGACGTGTTCGAGCAGGAACCGCCGCAGGACGCCCGCTGGTACGCCCTGGACAACCTGGTCATGGGGTCCCACTGCTCGTCCTCCACCAGCGGCGCCGTGGCCACCATGGGCCATATGGCCGTCAGCAACCTGCTCCGCGATCTGGGATTGGGGGGCTCCGGCGGATGCTGATGCGGGGGAAGGCCGTGCCCCGCTTCTGTGCCGCTCTGCCCTGAAGGGAAAAGAAAACGGGGCCGTCTCCTGAGGGAGACGGCCCCGTTCCGTATCGTGGGAGCTGTCGTTGACGCCGGGAAGCGAGGTACCGGTGCGGCGGGCACAGCTCCGTATGCGTCCTTCGCTGCCGCGCCCGTCCCTTGCCGCTCTGCTTTGAACGGAGGAAGGTGCGCGGGACGCGCCTTCCCGGGAGCGGTTTGGGGAAGGGGAACGCGGGGCGGGGCCGCTTTGCACCGCAGGGGAAAGCGGCTCCCCCCTGCGGCATCTGTGTCTTAGGCCAGCACTTCCATGGTGGCCTGGGCGATCTGCAGTTCCTCGTTGGTGGGGATGATGAGGACCTTGATCTTGCTGTCGGGGGTGGAGATGGTGCGGGCACCGGGCTTGCGGGTGCCGTTTTCTTCCAGGTTCAGGCGCACGCCCAGCTCTTCCAGGCCTTCACAGACCATGGCGCGGACGATGTCGTCGTTTTCACCGATGCCGGCGGTGAAGACCAGGGCATCGACCTTGCCGCCCAGCAGGAAGAAGTAGGCGCCCAGGGTCTTCTTGATGCTGCGGACCAGCATCTTGAGGGCCAGTTCGGCCTTTTTGTTGCCGTTTTCCACTTCCTTGTGCACGTCACGCATGTCGGTGAAGCCGCACAGGCCCAGCAGACCGGACTTCTTGTTCATCAGGGTGTCCATCTCCTCGGGGGTCAGGCCCTTCTTTTCCATGATGAAGGGGACGATGGCCGGGTCGATGGAACCGCAGCGGGTGCCCATGATGAGGCCTTCCAGAGGCGTGAGGCCCATGCTGGTATCAAAGCACTTGCCGTCTTTCACGCAGCTCATGGAAGAGCCGTTGCCCAGGTGCATGGTGATGGAGCGCAGCTCGGACTGGGGCTTGCCCAGGTATTCGGCGGTCTTCTTGGCGATGTACTTGTGGGAGGTGCCGTGGAAGCCGTAACGGCGGATGTGCATCTCTTCGTAGATCTCGTAGGGCAGGCCGTACATGTAGGCTTCCTGCGGCATGGCCATGCCGAATTCGGTGTCGAACACGGCCACGTTGGGAACGCCGGGGAAGAGCTTTTCGGCCACTTCGATGCCCATGAGGTTGGCGGGGTTGTGCAGGGGGCCCAGGGGGAAGCAGTCACGGATGATCTGCTTCACGTTCTCGTCCACCTTCACGGTCTCGGTGATGGATTCGCCGCCGTGCAGCACGCGGTGGCCGATGGCGTAGATCTCGCTCTTGTCCTTGATGACGCCCTTTTCGGCATCGGTCAGCAGGGAGATGACCAGTTCCATGGCTTCCACATGGGTGGGGAAGGCGCTTTCGCGCACGATCTTTTCCTCGTGGTCGGTGTCGGGGGCGATCTTGTGGGTCAGCTTGCCCGTGCCGCCCTGGCCGATGCGTTCGGCCAGGCCGGAAGCCAGGACGGTCTCGGTGTCCATTTCCAGCAGCTGATATTTGCAGGAGGAAGAGCCAGCATTGATGACCAGTACTTTCATGAGAGATCCTCGTCGGGGGGGAATGGAGGGACGGAGCCGTGGCTCCGTCCCTGATATGATGGTTGCGGACAGGATGCCGGGCGCGGCCGGCGCGTGCCCGTGCTACTTCTGCTTTTCGGCAGCGGCCTGGATGGCGGTGATGGCCACGGTGTTCACGATATCGGGCACGGTGCAGCCGCGGGACAGGTCGTTGACGGGCTTGTTGAGGCCCTGCAGGACAGGACCGATGGCCACGGCCTCAGCGGCGCGCTGCACGGCCTTGTAGGTGTTGTTGCCGGTGTTGAGGTCGGGGAAGATGAAGACGGTCGCCTTGCCGGCCACCTTGCTGTTGG
This is a stretch of genomic DNA from Desulfovibrio piger. It encodes these proteins:
- a CDS encoding acetate kinase is translated as MKVLVINAGSSSCKYQLLEMDTETVLASGLAERIGQGGTGKLTHKIAPDTDHEEKIVRESAFPTHVEAMELVISLLTDAEKGVIKDKSEIYAIGHRVLHGGESITETVKVDENVKQIIRDCFPLGPLHNPANLMGIEVAEKLFPGVPNVAVFDTEFGMAMPQEAYMYGLPYEIYEEMHIRRYGFHGTSHKYIAKKTAEYLGKPQSELRSITMHLGNGSSMSCVKDGKCFDTSMGLTPLEGLIMGTRCGSIDPAIVPFIMEKKGLTPEEMDTLMNKKSGLLGLCGFTDMRDVHKEVENGNKKAELALKMLVRSIKKTLGAYFFLLGGKVDALVFTAGIGENDDIVRAMVCEGLEELGVRLNLEENGTRKPGARTISTPDSKIKVLIIPTNEELQIAQATMEVLA
- a CDS encoding phosphoglycerate dehydrogenase encodes the protein MKVLATPRSFGKNNPELFDILRDAGLDVVRNDTGAILSAARMCEKLADCDGLIVGVDPVDATVLAAAPRLRAIAKYGVGLDNIDLAACEARGIRVSRTVGANSEAVADYALALMLGVARKVALIDRRCRERDWSKITGIDLYGKTVGIIGLGAVGKRVARRCGAGFGMKVLGHDIAWDDAWAAGNHVERAGLERIFREADFISLHTSLDDSTRHLVDAPRLALMKPTAILINTARGELVDGPALLEALEQKRIYGAGLDVFEQEPPQDARWYALDNLVMGSHCSSSTSGAVATMGHMAVSNLLRDLGLGGSGGC
- the epsC gene encoding serine O-acetyltransferase EpsC, whose translation is MSILQDTPSSDAMQRLDSVVDRLCHPESLDKVWHCSARGMAMPSLDRLSEIMDRLRAALFPGYFGAARVWRESMRHHLAANLDSVYRLLAEQIQRGISFSCTGEGEGCQNCERNSRELALAFMDKLPDIRHKLAGDAQAGYEGDPAATSPGETIFCYPSMYTMVHHRIAHELYSLKVPLIPRIISEMAHSRTGIDIHPGATIGNDFFIDHGTGVVIGETCIIGNSCRLYQGVTLGALSFPKNADGTLTKGIPRHPILEDRVTVYAGATILGRVTVGRGAVIGGNVWITDDVPAGAKVTQERPS